In one window of Astyanax mexicanus isolate ESR-SI-001 unplaced genomic scaffold, AstMex3_surface scaffold_48, whole genome shotgun sequence DNA:
- the LOC111190550 gene encoding alpha-tectorin-like isoform X12: MGFLIPLCIPLLLLISDVGSDTFTEIPQTTTTELLTTTTEAISNPSTDPCYNYSILDEPWRATNSPNYWWGLHCDQYISWNGWYRLLHQGNSVRMPDSCVSENMCGTHAPLWLNGPHPRLEDGVVSRQVCGSWNGACCYFNSFPIQVKACPGNYYVYEFVSPNGCSLAYCADVGNETTTEIPQTTTTETLPTTTEAISNPSTDPCDNYSILDEPWRATNSPNYWWGVHCDQYTSWNGWYRLLHQGNSVRMPDSCVSENMCGTHAPLWLNGPHPRLEDGVVSRQVCGSWNGACCFFNSSPIQVKACPGDYYVYEFVRPSSCSLAYCADVGNETTTEIPQTTTTETLPTTTEAISNPSTDPCDNYSILDEPWRATNSPNYWWGVHCDQYTSWNGWYRLLHQGNSVRMPDSCVSENMCGTHAPLWLNGPHPRLEDGVVSRQVCGSWNGACCFFNSSPIQVKACPGDYYVYEFVRPSSCSLAYCADVGNETTTEIPQTTTTETLPTTTDVGSITPSEITTTTQPPTTTTETPTTTAPLNTSTGPFYPFGVGDIENGRIDDGGSPAISLLQHFIFFGTTYAQLYVNNNGHLTFDQSWYSYVPYQFPANAGRDIIAPYWTDIDNYYNGIISYQQYTSGSVLTQATQDINQYFPQLHFNATWVFVATWNRVGYCCSNSGEETSFQVVLISDGRLSFVLMNYGHIAPTSRAVQAGYDTSDSSYYFSIPGSFQRNYNNDFTYTSNVNVTGRWAFRVDHGSQTCQFNGNTVPQGTSFWTDSSCWERCTCTRRGLQCSSQPCTYSQACRPAALEYSCQNVQRQTCTISGDPHYYTFDNQIFHFQGTCTYVLSEACGDGLPYYRIEGKNEHRGSTRVSWTRLVRVFVYDEELELVKDHQYEAKVNGSFASTPFSLRNGSIQVYQSGFSVAISTDFGLVVTYDAYSYVTISVPFDYQNATCGLCGNFNHHPEDDFRTPSGEVLSSDTDFANSWTATGDTDPGCQNTCSGLTCAACTEAQRSLYSNSDYCGILGDPAGPFSSCHSRLSPQTFMENCIYDLCVGGGYQPILCQALNVYSAQCQQQGVQLGLWRRQGFCEISCPRNSHFESSGTSCPATCSNPTAPVNCPLPNQESCICDAGYVLSAGECVSQANCGCTFEGLYYASGQSVILDGDCGRQCSCNSGVMSCQNYQCGPQEMCAIHNGVRGCRPIGYSTCWVEGPGFYHTYDGLMFSYPGACELTLSRVMGLSPLPNFAVTIQKQPSGPQGFSRVLTFEAEGTQVSMKMEEGGTATVDGQEVALPFSVGSGRIHIYHSSVKGIIMETTFGVTVRADWPHLIRITVPSTYNGTLGGLCGNFNEYLEDEFLSPDGVLLNDSRTFGDSWRDGSLSAHCEESTDIWQKGYYQDSNQFRMHCSILSSPSGPFAQCHSSLDPSAKVEDCISSLQQTEGAKEALCEALRGYAVLCQQNGIVLQEWRNITDCEFPCPTNSHYELCGTSCPAACPSLSFPYLCTQHCQEGCQCDDGLLLSGDHCVPPIGCGCLQEGRYRQGGERFWYGEQCQSLCICDGTTGFVRCNPSSCSEQETCRIVGGEYGCHPQPRATCSASGDPHYTSFDGRNFDFQGTCRYILSTVCSDNQDLPFFQVVAKNEAWNGLPVSITVEVSVNVSGHLVLVSRNKRGIAVIDSETKNLPVLLDSGSVSVYSSGQNTFITTDFGLSVSYDGSWVVRVTVPANYSGATCGLCGNFNGQTNDDFRIRSGELVSSASQFGADWKVGNDTSCDDECGDSCARCQNPVSARSQCEILRDRQGPVSFCHSYVDPEAYFNDCAFDLCLSEYQHDVLCRSIQTYVSACQSANAPVLPWRQNTTCRMDCPMNSHYELCGTDCEHTCASSIDSVCEHACSEGCFCNEGFVRSGGFCIPVEQCGCLYNGFYFNIGEKFWNQECSQHCECFAPNDLRCSSISCSPTQECMVKNGQRGCYSTMSSCMVWGDPHYLTFDGAVTTFQGTCSYEISKTCGNLLDNGLEFLVVATNMHRENKDVSFASVVDIWLSKGGQRSQITIGQNKRVKVDGTDIDSSAFQIGQLAELHQENDFVVVNASSELMVYFDGRFTLLVRLDESFHGSVCGMCGNNNGDAADDKAMPSGALAPSDDEFGNSWRSEISTQGCGAIDQRYDVNDCPFTQEYSEVCSIITNTSGPFQHCHFHVNPMVYFRSCVYDLCVYSSANGMLCSALEAYEVACTTMGLEISEWRSDLGCSYTDPCAELECTADEWCGEKDNIYGCFCNENHPRPKKESYDSKEECESSSGTMSLSRCQLFEAGFSADILHLSDPNCTGTIQNGRLVFSFDNDANICGTNLVANGTHFIYENTIQGGADSARGSIHRKKYLELQFSCIYQISQTLSMDTELTPLQSVVRKRLPGQGMYQVRIVPYQDAALSQPYNGSVKIVVDERIYVGVFVQGVDSRQIATVIDSCWATPENDQNHAVRWDLITNRCPNPEDTTVEVLQNGVSTTGRFSFRMFAFNGDYQKVFLHCSIHLCILEGNNCAARCFPGFHHRVGRSVDIHDMASISVGPFIWTV; encoded by the exons AGGCCATCAGTAACCCAAGCACTGACCCCTGTGATAACTACAGCATACTGGATGAGCCCTGGAGAGCCACAAACAGCCCCAATTACTGGTGGGGTGTACACTGTGACCAATACACCAGCTGGAACGGCTGGTATCGTCTGCTCCATCAGGGCAATAGCGTCCGGATGCCAGATTCATGTGTTAGTGAGAACATGTGTGGAACTCATGCCCCTCTCTGGCTGAATGGTCCTCATCCTCGACTGGAAGATGGAGTAGTCAGTCGGCAGGTCTGTGGGAGCTGGAACGGTGCCTGCTGCTTTTTTAATTCCTCCCCCATTCAAGTGAAAGCCTGTCCTGGAGATTACTACGTTTATGAGTTCGTCCGTCCAAGCAGCTGTTCTTTAGCTTACTGTGCAG ATGTTGGAAATGAAACCACTACAGAAATaccacaaacaacaacaactgaGACACTGCCTACCACTACAG AGGCCATCAGTAACCCAAGCACTGACCCCTGTGATAACTACAGCATACTGGATGAGCCCTGGAGAGCCACAAACAGCCCCAATTACTGGTGGGGTGTACACTGTGACCAATACACCAGCTGGAACGGCTGGTATCGTCTGCTCCATCAGGGCAATAGCGTCCGGATGCCAGATTCATGTGTTAGTGAGAACATGTGTGGAACTCATGCCCCTCTCTGGCTGAATGGTCCTCATCCTCGACTGGAAGATGGAGTAGTCAGTCGGCAGGTCTGTGGGAGCTGGAACGGTGCCTGCTGCTTTTTTAATTCCTCCCCCATTCAAGTGAAAGCCTGTCCTGGAGATTACTACGTTTATGAGTTCGTCCGTCCAAGCAGCTGTTCTTTAGCTTACTGTGCAG ATGTTGGAAATGAAACCACTACAGAAATaccacaaacaacaacaactgaGACACTGCCTACCACTACAG ATGTTGGCAGCATTACCCCGTCAGAAATAACTACTACGACTCAGCCACCCACTACTACTACAG AGACGCCGACCACGACTGCTCCACTGAACACTAGCACAG GTCCTTTCTATCCATTTGGAGTTGGGGATATAGAGAACGGGCGAATTGATGATGGAGGTTCACCAGCTATATCTCTTCTACAGCACTTTATATTCTTTGGCACAACATACGCTCAACTTTAT gTCAACAATAATGGACACTTAACTTTTGATCAGTCGTGGTACAGCTACGTCCCCTATCAGTTTCCTGCTAATGCTGGACGAGACATCATTGCTCCATACTGGACAGACATTGACAATTATTACAATGGAATCATCTCATACCAGCAATACACATCTGGCAGTGTTCTCACTCAGGCTACCCAGGACATTAACCAGTATTTCCCTCAGCTTCATTTTAATGCCACTTGGGTCTTTGTTGCAACGTGGAACAGAGTAGGATACTGTTGCTCTAACTCAGGCGAa GAAACATCTTTCCAAGTAGTCTTGATTTCTGATGGACGGCTGTCTTTTGTTCTAATGAACTATGGTCACATTGCTCCAACAAGCCGGGCTGTACAG GCTGGTTATGACACAAGTGACTCCAGCTACTATTTCTCAATCCCCGGATCATTTCAACGCAACTACAACAATGACTTCACATACACAAGCAATGTGAATGTCACGGGCAGATGGGCTTTCCGTGTAGATCACGGATCACAAACATGTCAGTTTAATG GCAACACTGTACCTCAGGGAACCAGTTTCTGGACAGATTCCTCATGCTGGGAGAGATGCACCTGCACTCGCAGGGGTCTCCAGTGCAGCTCACAGCCTTGCACATACTCTCAAGCCTGCCGGCCTGCTGCCTTGGAGTACAGCTGCCAAAATGTTCAACGCCAAACCTGCACCATCTCTGGAGACCCTCACTACTACACCTTTGACAATCAGATCTTCCACTTTCAGGGGACCTGCACCTATGTCCTGTCGGAG GCTTGTGGGGATGGGTTGCCATACTATCGAATTGAAGGGAAAAATGAGCACAGGGGCAGCACACGTGTATCATGGACACGCTTAGTCCGAGTGTTTGTCTATGATGAAGAACTGGAACTGGTGAAAGATCATCAATATGAGGCCAAG gTCAATGGCAGTTTTGCATCAACACCTTTCAGCCTCCGGAATGGCTCCATTCAagtctaccagtcaggtttttcAGTGGCCATCAGTACAGATTTTGGCTTGGTTGTCACATATGATGCATATTCCTACGTGACCATCAGTGTGCCTTTTGACTACCAGAATGCAACCTGTGGCCTATGTGGCAATTTCAACCACCACCCAGAGGATGACTTCCGTACACCTTCAGGTGAAGTCTTGAGTTCAGATACAGACTTTGCAAATTCTTGGACAGCAACAGGGGACACAGATCCTGGCTGCCAGAATACCTGCTCAGGCTTGACTTGTGCTGCTTGTACTGAAGCTCAGAGGAGCCTCTACAGTAATTCAGACTACTGTGGAATCCTGGGAGATCCTGCTGGTCCTTTTAGCTCTTGCCACTCAAGACTGTCACCCCAGACCTTTATGGAGAACTGCATCTATGATCTTTGTGTGGGAGGAGGATACCAGCCAATCCTATGCCAGGCACTCAATGTGTATTCTGCTCAATGCCAGCAGCAAGGCGTTCAGCTTGGCCTTTGGAGGAGACAAGGATTCTGTG AAATCTCATGTCCCAGGAACAGTCACTTTGAGTCCAGTGGAACAAGCTGCCCTGCAACGTGCAGTAACCCCACTGCTCCCGTAAACTGCCCTTTGCCGAACCAGGAGAGCTGCATCTGTGACGCAGGATATGTCCTAAGTGCTGGAGAATGTGTATCTCAAGCCAACTGTGGCTGCACTTTTGAAGGACTCTACTATGCCAGTGGTCAGTCAGTGATATTGGATGGGGACTGTGGGAGGCAGTGTTCCTGCAACAGTGGAGTAATGAGCTGCCAAAACTACCAGTGTGGTCCACAAGAGATGTGTGCAATCCATAATGGTGTGAGAGGCTGCAGACCAATAGGCTATTCCACCTGCTGGGTTGAAGGACCAGGCTTCTATCACACATACGATGGACTGATGTTCAGCTACCCAGGAGCCTGTGAACTGACCCTCAGCAGGGTGATGGGACTTTCTCCACTCCCTAACTTTGCAGTAACAATTCAGAAACAGCCCTCAGGCCCTCAGGGCTTTTCCAGAGTGCTGACATTTGAGGCAGAGGGAACTCAGGTTTCTATGAAGATGGAAGAAGGAGGAACAGCAACT GTGGATGGTCAGGAAGTTGCTCTGCCATTTAGCGTTGGCAGCGGTCGAATCCATATCTACCACAGCAGTGTGAAGGGCATAATCATGGAAACCACTTTTGGTGTAACTGTACGAGCTGACTGGCCACACCTCATCCGAATCACTGTCCCCAGTACCTACAATGGCACACTTGGAGGACTGTGTGGGAATTTCAATGAATACCTTGAAGATGAATTCCTCAGTCCCGATGGAGTCTTGCTGAATGACTCGCGAACATTTGGGGATAGCTGGCGAGATGGGTCCCTCTCAGCCCACTGTGAAGAATCCACTGATATCTGGCAAAAAGGGTATTATCAGGACAGCAACCAGTTCAGGATGCATTGCAGCATACTTTCCTCACCATCTGGACCTTTCGCTCAATGCCACAGCAGTCTGGATCCCTCGGCGAAGGTAGAGGATTGTATCAGTTCCCTGCAACAGACAGAGGGTGCAAAGGAAGCCCTGTGTGAGGCCCTGCGAGGGTATGCTGTGCTTTGCCAGCAAAATGGCATTGTCTTGCAAGAATGGAGAAACATCACTGACTGTG AGTTCCCCTGCCCAACCAACAGTCATTATGAGCTGTGTGGAACTTCCTGCCCAGCAGCCTGCCCTAGTCTCTCATTCCCCTATCTGTGCACCCAACACTGCCAGGAAGGGTGCCAGTGTGATGATGGGCTTCTTCTGAGTGGAGACCACTGTGTGCCACCCATTGGCTGTGGCTGTCTGCAAGAAGGGCGCTATAGGCAGGGTGGGGAGCGTTTCTGGTACGGTGAGCAGTGCCAGTCCCTATGCATCTGTGATGGGACCACAGGTTTTGTCCGCTGCAACCCATCATCTTGCAGTGAGCAGGAAACCTGTCGTATTGTCGGAGGAGAATATGGCTGCCACCCTCAACCCCGTGCCACATGTTCTGCATCAGGGGATCCCCATTACACCTCTTTTGATGGACGTAATTTTGACTTCCAGGGCACCTGCAGATATATCTTGTCAACTGTCTGCAGTGACAATCAAGATCTACCATTTTTCCAGGTTGTTGCAAAAAATGAAGCATGGAATGGGCTCCCAGTCTCAATCACTGTTGAAGTTTCTGTTAATGTCTCAGGACACCTGGTTCTGGTCTCACGTAACAAGCGTGGCATTGCTGTG ATTGACAGTGAGACTAAGAATCTTCCAGTCCTCCTGGATTCTGGCAGTGTCTCTGTTTACTCCAGTGGGCAGAACACATTCATTACAACTGACTTTGGCCTAAGTGTGAGTTACGATGGCTCTTGGGTAGTGCGCGTCACTGTTCCAGCTAATTACAGTGGAGCAACCTGTGGCCTGTGTGGTAACTTTAATGGCCAGACAAATGATGATTTCCGAATTCGCTCAGGTGAACTGGTTTCTTCAGCTTCTCAGTTTGGAGCTGACTGGAAGGTCGGGAATGATACTTCATGCGATGATGAATGTGGAGACTCCTGTGCACGATGCCAAAACCCAGTGTCAGCACGGTCTCAGTGTGAGATTCTCAGGGACAGACAGGGTCCTGTAAGTTTCTGTCATTCCTACGTGGACCCCGAGGCCTACTTTAACGATTGTGCTTTCGACTTATGCCTCTCGGAGTACCAACATGATGTACTGTGTCGATCTATTCAAACCTATGTGAGTGCCTGCCAGTCTGCCAATGCTCCAGTCTTGCCCTGGAGGCAGAACACAACCTGCC GCATGGACTGTCCCATGAACAGCCACTATGAACTTTGTGGCACAGACTGTGAGCATACCTGTGCTAGTAGCATTGATTCTGTATGCGAGCATGCCTGTTCAGAGGGCTGCTTCTGTAATGAAGGCTTTGTGAGAAGTGGGGGCTTCTGTATCCCAGTGGAACAATGTGGCTGCCTCTACAATGGATTTTATTTCAAT ATAGGTGAGAAGTTCTGGAACCAAGAATGTTCACAACACTGTGAGTGTTTTGCTCCCAATGACCTCCGCTGCTCCTCCATCTCCTGCTCTCCCACCCAGGAGTGTATGGTCAAGAATGGCCAACGCGGCTGCTACAGCACAATGTCCTCATGCATGGTGTGGGGTGATCCCCATTACCTTACCTTTGATGGAGCTGTAACCACCTTCCAG GGCACTTGCTCATATGAGATATCTAAGACCTGTGGCAATCTCTTAGACAACGGCCTGGAGTTTCTTGTAGTGGCGACCAACATGCACCGTGAGAACAAGGATGTGTCCTTTGCCTCTGTAGTGGACATATGGCTTTCTAAAGGGGGACAGCGTTCACAGATTACTATCGGACAGAACAAGAGAGTGAAG GTTGATGGGACAGACATTGACTCATCTGCTTTTCAAATCGGCCAACTTGCAGAATTACATCAGGAGAATGATTTTGTGGTTGTAAATGCATCCAGTGAGTTGATGGTCTACTTTGATGGTCGTTTTACACTTTTGGTGAGACTGGACGAAAGCTTTCACGGATCTGTATGTGGAATGTGTGGAAACAATAACGGAGACGCTGCAGATGACAAAGCTATGCCCAGTGGAGCTCTTGCACCCAGTGACGATGAATTTGGCAACAGTTGGAGATCAGAAATCAGCACCCAAGG GTGTGGAGCTATTGATCAGAGATATGATGTGAACGACTGCCCCTTCACACAGGAGTACTCTGAAGTCTGCAGCATCATCACCAACACCAGCGGACCTTTCCAGCACTGTCATTTCCATGTCAACCCCATGGTTTACTTCAGGTCCTGCGTGTATGATCTATGTGTCTACTCATCAGCCAATGGCATGCTGTGTTCAGCTCTGGAGGCCTATGAGGTTGCTTGCACTACAATGGGTCTGGAGATCTCAGAGTGGCGCTCTGATCTAGGCTGCT CGTACACGGACCCTTGTGCAGAGCTGGAATGCACAGCAGACGAGTGGTGTGGAGAGAAAGATAACATCTATGGCTGCTTCTGTAACGAGAACCATCCTAGACCAAAGAAGGAGTCTTATG ACTCCAAAGaagagtgtgagagcagctctggCACCATGTCTCTGTCCCGCTGTCAGCTCTTTGAAGCTGGTTTCTCTGCTGACATCCTGCACCTGAGTGACCCCAACTGCACAGGGACAATCCAGAACGGCAGACTGGTCTTCTCCTTTGATAACGATGCAAACATCTGTGGGACAAATCTTGTG GCCAATGGTACACACTTCATCTATGAGAACACTATCCAAGGAGGAGCAGACTCAGCAAGAGGATCCATCCACAGAAAGAAATATCTAGAACTGCAGTTCTCCTGCATTTATCAGATCAGCCAGACCCTCTCCATGGACACAGAATTGACCCCTCTGCAGAG cGTCGTGCGCAAGAGGCTTCCAGGTCAGGGGATGTACCAGGTCCGGATCGTTCCCTATCAGGATGCTGCCCTCTCCCAACCTTACAACGGCAGTGTGAAGATAGTGGTGGACGAGAGGATCTATGTGGGAGTGTTTGTTCAGGGGGTGGACAGTCGTCAGATTGCCACAGTGATAGACTCATGTTGGGCCACTCCTGAGAATGACCAGAACCATGCTGTCCGCTGGGATCTCATCACTAACAG gTGTCCTAATCCAGAGGATACGACAGTAGAAGTTCTTCAGAACGGTGTCTCCACTACTGGCCGTTTCTCCTTCAGGATGTTTGCCTTTAATGGAGACTATCAGAAAGTTTTCCTTCACTGCTCCATTCACCTGTGCATTCTGGAGGGCAACAACTGTGCAGCG CGCTGTTTCCCTGGGTTTCACCACAGAGTTGGCCGGTCTGTGGACATCCATGACATGGCCTCCATATCTGTGGGGCCTTTCATCTGGACAGTCTGA